In Janthinobacterium sp. 67, a genomic segment contains:
- a CDS encoding SPFH domain-containing protein produces MEVNIGSVSLILLLLALVFVFKTVNVVPQQHAWVVERLGKFHAVLGPGLNIVVPFVDRIAYKHVLKEIPLDVPPQVCITRDNTQLQVDGILYFQITDAMRASYGSSNYIAAITQLAQTTLRSVIGKMELDKTFEERDHINTAIVNAIDESAANWGVKVLRYEIKDLTPPKEILHAMQAQITAEREKRALIAASEGRKQEQINIASGEREAAIARSEGEKQASINRAEGQATAIVALAQASAEALRQVGAAIREPGGEDAVNLKVAEQYVGAFAQLAKTNNSIIVPANLGDMSGLIATAMQVVKTQKPKSGVAIP; encoded by the coding sequence ATGGAAGTAAACATTGGAAGCGTGTCGCTGATCTTGTTATTGCTGGCATTGGTATTTGTCTTCAAGACCGTCAATGTGGTGCCGCAACAGCATGCCTGGGTGGTCGAGCGTCTGGGAAAATTCCATGCCGTATTGGGGCCTGGACTGAATATCGTCGTGCCGTTTGTCGACCGCATCGCCTACAAGCATGTGTTAAAGGAAATTCCGCTCGACGTGCCGCCGCAGGTGTGCATTACGCGTGATAACACGCAATTACAGGTCGATGGCATTCTGTATTTCCAGATTACCGACGCCATGCGTGCTTCCTATGGCTCGTCGAATTATATTGCCGCCATTACGCAACTGGCGCAAACGACCTTGCGCTCGGTAATCGGCAAAATGGAACTCGACAAGACATTTGAAGAACGCGACCATATCAACACGGCCATCGTGAATGCCATCGATGAATCGGCGGCGAATTGGGGCGTCAAGGTATTGCGTTATGAAATCAAGGATTTGACGCCGCCCAAGGAAATCCTGCATGCGATGCAGGCGCAGATTACGGCCGAGCGTGAAAAGCGTGCGCTGATTGCCGCTTCGGAAGGGCGCAAGCAGGAGCAGATCAATATCGCCAGCGGCGAGCGCGAAGCGGCCATCGCCCGTTCCGAAGGCGAGAAGCAGGCCTCGATCAACCGGGCAGAAGGGCAGGCCACAGCCATCGTCGCGCTGGCGCAGGCCAGTGCCGAGGCGTTGCGCCAGGTGGGCGCGGCCATCCGCGAGCCCGGCGGTGAAGATGCCGTCAACCTGAAAGTGGCCGAGCAGTATGTGGGCGCCTTTGCGCAATTGGCGAAAACGAATAACTCGATTATCGTGCCGGCCAATCTGGGCGATATGAGCGGTTTGATCGCCACGGCGATGCAGGTGGTGAAAACCCAGAAGCCGAAAAGCGGCGTGGCGATTCCCTGA
- a CDS encoding H-NS histone family protein, with protein sequence MDLSSLSLSELRTLQDDIKKQMKKREQDDLSKAREQILAIAQSVGVSVKDLVGTGIRAKTGTVAVRYRNPDDATQQWTGRGRQPKWVKEWTDSGKSRDLLKV encoded by the coding sequence ATGGATCTGTCCAGCTTATCCCTGTCCGAACTGCGCACCTTGCAGGACGACATCAAGAAGCAAATGAAGAAACGCGAACAGGACGATCTGTCCAAAGCGCGCGAACAAATCCTGGCGATCGCCCAGAGCGTCGGTGTTTCCGTCAAAGATCTGGTTGGTACGGGTATCCGCGCTAAAACCGGTACCGTTGCCGTACGCTATCGCAATCCGGACGATGCGACGCAGCAATGGACTGGCCGTGGCCGTCAACCGAAATGGGTCAAAGAGTGGACCGATTCGGGCAAGTCGCGTGATCTGCTGAAGGTGTAA
- the smpB gene encoding SsrA-binding protein SmpB, whose protein sequence is MTIADNRKAFHDYFIEDRYEAGIVLEGWEVKAIRDARVQIKEAYVVVRGDELFLFGAHISALPTASTHIHPEAVRTRKLLLHRTEMDKLIGKVERSGYTLVPLNLHYKGGRVKCEIGLAKGKKQHDKRAAERDRDGAREVQAAMKSHRR, encoded by the coding sequence ATGACCATAGCAGACAACAGAAAAGCCTTCCACGACTACTTTATCGAGGATCGCTACGAAGCGGGCATCGTGCTGGAAGGCTGGGAAGTCAAAGCCATCCGCGACGCCCGCGTACAAATCAAGGAAGCCTACGTCGTCGTCCGCGGCGATGAACTCTTCCTGTTCGGCGCGCATATCAGCGCCCTGCCGACCGCTTCCACCCACATCCATCCGGAAGCCGTACGCACGCGCAAGCTGCTGCTGCACCGTACGGAAATGGATAAACTGATCGGCAAGGTGGAACGCTCCGGCTACACCCTGGTGCCGCTCAACCTGCACTACAAGGGCGGCCGCGTGAAATGCGAAATCGGCCTGGCCAAGGGCAAGAAGCAGCACGACAAGCGGGCGGCGGAACGCGACCGCGATGGCGCGCGCGAAGTGCAGGCGGCAATGAAGTCGCACCGCCGCTGA
- a CDS encoding type II toxin-antitoxin system RatA family toxin: MAVVHKSVFLGYSAEQMFALVAAVEDYPKFLPWCGAVEIRERGENTVVASVGIHYHGVRQSFTTSNENVPPTSIKMKLVDGPFKTLDGVWTFKALREDACKIELDLHYEFSSRVLEQIIGPVFGMIANSMVDSFCKRAETVYG, translated from the coding sequence ATGGCAGTAGTACATAAATCAGTTTTTCTCGGCTATAGCGCCGAACAAATGTTCGCGCTGGTGGCGGCGGTGGAGGATTATCCCAAATTCCTGCCCTGGTGCGGCGCGGTCGAGATTCGCGAGCGGGGCGAGAACACGGTCGTTGCCAGCGTGGGCATACATTACCACGGCGTGCGCCAAAGCTTCACCACGTCCAACGAGAACGTGCCGCCGACTTCCATCAAGATGAAGCTGGTGGACGGTCCTTTCAAGACCCTCGATGGCGTGTGGACCTTCAAGGCCCTGCGCGAAGATGCCTGCAAGATCGAACTGGATCTGCACTACGAGTTTTCCAGCCGCGTGTTGGAACAGATCATCGGCCCCGTCTTCGGCATGATCGCCAACAGCATGGTCGATTCCTTCTGCAAGCGCGCGGAGACCGTGTATGGCTGA
- a CDS encoding RnfH family protein, with translation MAEVSTHGITVQVCHALPDSSFLRALTVPVGTTIEQAVAQSGLLQTIPGIDLAVNMVGIYGKKKPLDTILREHDRVEVYRPLQADPKEARRRRAGSKPAKG, from the coding sequence ATGGCTGAGGTCAGCACGCATGGTATCACCGTGCAAGTCTGCCACGCCTTGCCCGATAGCAGCTTCCTGCGCGCCCTGACGGTGCCTGTGGGCACCACCATCGAGCAGGCGGTGGCGCAGAGCGGCTTGCTGCAGACCATCCCCGGCATCGACCTGGCCGTCAATATGGTCGGCATCTATGGCAAGAAGAAGCCATTGGATACCATCCTGCGCGAGCATGACCGGGTGGAAGTGTACCGGCCCTTGCAGGCGGACCCGAAAGAGGCGCGCCGGCGCCGCGCCGGGAGCAAGCCTGCCAAGGGCTGA
- the guaB gene encoding IMP dehydrogenase translates to MRLLQKALTFDDVLLVPAYSNVLPADTSLKTRLTRNITLNIPLLSAAMDTVTEARLAIAMAQEGGIGIIHKNLNPKDQAREVARVKRFEAGVLRDPITIPPEMKIRDVIALTEQYGISGFPVVKGKEVVGIITNRDLRFEQELDAEASAKMTPREKLVVVKEDADTAEAKRLMNKHRLERVLVVNDAFELRGLITVKDIQKSTSHPFASKDSQGKLLVGAAVGVGAKDEERIDLLVAAGVDVLVVDTAHGHSQGILDRVKWIKTKYPQVEVIGGNIATAAAAKALVEYGADAVKVGIGPGSICTTRIVAGVGVPQITAISNVAEALEGTGVPCIADGGIRFSGDISKALAAGASTVMMGSMFAGTEEAPGEVILYQGRSYKSYRGMGSLGAMSDGSADRYFQDATMKADKFVPEGIEGRVAYKGSVLAIIFQLVGGVRQSMGYCGCATIDELREKAEFVEITSAGMRESHVHDVQITKEAPNYRSE, encoded by the coding sequence ATGCGTCTACTTCAAAAAGCACTCACATTCGATGACGTGCTGCTCGTCCCAGCCTACTCCAACGTTCTGCCCGCCGATACGTCCCTCAAAACTCGCCTGACCCGCAATATCACCTTGAATATCCCCTTGCTGTCCGCAGCCATGGATACGGTGACGGAAGCCCGTCTGGCGATCGCGATGGCACAGGAAGGCGGCATCGGCATCATCCACAAGAATTTGAATCCGAAGGACCAGGCACGTGAAGTGGCCCGCGTAAAGCGTTTCGAAGCAGGTGTGCTGCGTGATCCGATCACGATCCCGCCGGAAATGAAAATCCGCGACGTGATCGCCCTGACGGAACAATACGGCATCAGCGGTTTCCCTGTCGTCAAGGGCAAGGAAGTCGTCGGCATCATCACCAACCGCGATTTGCGCTTTGAGCAGGAACTCGACGCGGAAGCTTCCGCCAAGATGACCCCGCGCGAAAAGCTGGTGGTCGTCAAGGAAGACGCCGATACGGCCGAAGCCAAGCGCCTGATGAACAAGCACCGCCTCGAGCGCGTGCTGGTCGTCAACGACGCGTTCGAACTGCGCGGCCTGATCACCGTCAAGGATATCCAGAAGTCGACATCGCACCCGTTCGCGTCGAAAGACAGCCAGGGCAAACTGCTGGTCGGCGCTGCCGTCGGCGTGGGCGCCAAGGATGAAGAGCGCATCGACCTGCTGGTCGCTGCCGGCGTCGACGTGCTGGTGGTCGACACGGCCCACGGTCACTCGCAAGGCATCCTGGACCGCGTGAAGTGGATCAAGACCAAGTACCCGCAAGTCGAAGTGATCGGTGGCAACATCGCTACCGCCGCCGCCGCCAAGGCGCTGGTCGAATACGGCGCCGATGCGGTCAAGGTCGGCATCGGTCCTGGCTCGATCTGCACCACGCGTATCGTCGCCGGTGTGGGCGTGCCGCAAATCACGGCCATCTCGAATGTTGCCGAAGCACTGGAAGGCACGGGCGTGCCATGTATCGCCGACGGCGGTATCCGCTTCTCGGGCGATATCTCGAAAGCGCTGGCCGCTGGCGCCTCGACCGTCATGATGGGTTCCATGTTTGCCGGTACGGAAGAAGCACCGGGCGAAGTGATCCTGTACCAGGGCCGCAGCTACAAATCGTACCGCGGCATGGGTTCGCTGGGCGCCATGTCCGATGGTTCGGCTGACCGTTATTTCCAGGACGCCACCATGAAGGCCGACAAGTTCGTGCCGGAAGGTATCGAAGGCCGCGTGGCCTACAAGGGCAGCGTGCTGGCGATCATCTTCCAGCTGGTGGGCGGCGTGCGTCAATCGATGGGTTACTGCGGTTGCGCCACCATCGACGAACTGCGCGAAAAAGCGGAATTCGTGGAAATCACTTCGGCCGGCATGCGCGAGTCGCATGTCCATGATGTGCAGATCACGAAAGAAGCGCCAAATTATCGCTCCGAGTAA
- the guaA gene encoding glutamine-hydrolyzing GMP synthase, with amino-acid sequence MHSKILILDFGSQVTQLIARRVRDSGVFSEVYPYDVSDEFVRNYGAAGVILSGSHNSTLDGDSPRAPQAVFELGVPVLGICYGMQTMAAQLGGKVENGLVREFGYAEVRARNHTKLLNGIADFVTDEGHGMLKVWMSHGDKVLEMPPGFKLMGNTPSCPIAAMADEERQFYGVQFHPEVTHTVQGKAMLGRFVHEICGCKSDWNMPDYISEAVEKIRAQVGTDDVILGLSGGVDSSVAAALIHRAIGDQLTCVFVDHGLLRLDEGKMVMDMFAKNLGVKVIRVDAEEQFMGHLAGVTDPEQKRKIIGREFVEVFQVESGKLVNAKWLAQGTIYPDVIESAGKGKKGQTIKSHHNVGGLPDTMKLKLLEPLRELFKDEVRKLGVALGLPHDMVYRHPFPGPGLGVRILGEVKKDYADLLRRADAIFIEELRNTPYEPVVVPGFDQDSVPTNWYEATSQAFAVFLPVKSVGVMGDGRTYEYVVALRAVQTQDFMTAHWAHLPHSLLGKVSNRIINEVRGINRVVYDISGKPPATIEWE; translated from the coding sequence ATGCATTCTAAAATCCTCATTCTCGATTTCGGTTCCCAAGTCACCCAGTTGATCGCCCGCCGCGTGCGCGATTCCGGCGTGTTTTCCGAAGTCTACCCGTATGACGTCAGCGACGAATTCGTGCGCAACTATGGCGCCGCCGGCGTGATCCTGTCGGGCAGCCACAATTCCACCCTGGACGGCGACTCGCCGCGCGCGCCGCAAGCCGTGTTCGAGCTGGGCGTGCCCGTGCTGGGCATCTGCTACGGCATGCAAACCATGGCGGCCCAGCTGGGCGGCAAAGTGGAAAACGGCCTGGTGCGCGAATTCGGCTACGCCGAAGTGCGCGCCCGCAACCACACCAAGTTGCTCAACGGTATCGCCGACTTCGTCACCGACGAAGGCCACGGCATGCTGAAAGTGTGGATGAGTCATGGCGACAAGGTGCTGGAAATGCCGCCAGGCTTCAAGTTGATGGGCAACACCCCGAGCTGCCCGATCGCCGCCATGGCCGACGAAGAACGCCAGTTCTACGGCGTGCAATTCCACCCGGAAGTGACGCACACGGTGCAGGGCAAGGCCATGCTCGGCCGTTTCGTGCATGAAATCTGCGGCTGCAAATCGGACTGGAACATGCCCGACTACATCAGCGAAGCGGTGGAAAAGATCCGCGCGCAAGTCGGTACCGACGACGTCATCCTGGGCCTGTCCGGCGGCGTCGACTCGTCCGTCGCGGCAGCGCTGATTCACCGCGCCATCGGTGACCAGCTGACCTGCGTTTTCGTCGACCACGGCCTGCTGCGCCTGGACGAAGGCAAGATGGTGATGGACATGTTCGCCAAGAACTTGGGCGTGAAAGTCATCCGCGTCGATGCGGAAGAGCAGTTCATGGGCCACCTGGCCGGCGTGACCGATCCCGAGCAAAAGCGCAAGATCATCGGCCGCGAATTCGTCGAAGTGTTCCAGGTCGAATCGGGCAAGCTGGTCAACGCCAAATGGCTGGCGCAAGGCACGATTTACCCGGACGTCATCGAATCGGCGGGCAAGGGCAAGAAAGGCCAGACCATCAAGAGCCACCATAACGTGGGCGGCTTGCCGGACACCATGAAGCTGAAATTGCTCGAACCCTTGCGCGAACTGTTCAAGGACGAAGTGCGCAAACTGGGCGTCGCCCTGGGCTTGCCGCATGACATGGTCTACCGCCACCCGTTCCCGGGCCCGGGCTTGGGCGTGCGCATCCTCGGCGAAGTCAAGAAAGACTACGCCGACCTGCTGCGCCGCGCCGATGCCATCTTCATCGAAGAACTGCGCAACACGCCGTATGAGCCGGTCGTAGTGCCTGGCTTCGACCAGGATAGCGTTCCGACCAACTGGTACGAAGCGACGAGCCAGGCTTTCGCCGTGTTCCTGCCCGTCAAATCGGTGGGCGTGATGGGCGATGGCCGCACCTACGAATACGTGGTGGCCCTGCGCGCCGTGCAGACGCAAGACTTCATGACAGCCCACTGGGCACACCTGCCGCACAGCCTGCTGGGCAAGGTCTCGAACCGCATCATCAACGAAGTGCGCGGCATCAACCGCGTCGTCTACGATATCTCGGGCAAGCCGCCGGCGACCATCGAGTGGGAATAA
- a CDS encoding GtrA family protein yields MSQFVRFCLVGALGFLIDAGVLQVLLRTVATNPYKARIFSFLAAASFTWFCNRHYTFRTANRASRAEWLRYIGLMALGALVNYAVYALFILTMAYARAQPWTAVATGSVAALGVNFTLSRLLYRPKSSGN; encoded by the coding sequence ATGAGCCAATTTGTCCGCTTTTGCCTGGTCGGTGCGTTGGGCTTCCTCATCGATGCGGGCGTGCTGCAAGTATTGCTGCGGACGGTAGCCACGAACCCGTACAAGGCGCGCATTTTCTCGTTCCTGGCGGCAGCCAGTTTCACCTGGTTTTGCAACCGGCACTACACCTTCCGCACCGCCAACCGGGCCAGCCGCGCCGAATGGCTGCGTTACATTGGCCTGATGGCGCTGGGCGCCCTGGTCAACTACGCGGTATATGCCCTGTTCATCCTCACCATGGCGTACGCACGGGCGCAGCCATGGACCGCGGTGGCGACGGGTTCCGTGGCCGCCCTGGGAGTTAATTTCACGCTGTCTCGTTTGCTGTACCGGCCAAAATCGTCCGGCAACTGA
- a CDS encoding glycosyltransferase family 2 protein, whose product MIQQQQIAVLIPCYNEEVAIGAVVRDFVEALPGATVYVFDNNSSDRTSEIARENGAVVYNVPLQGKGNVVRRMFADIEADAYVLVDGDDTYAAASAPAMLHSLFANQLDMVVARRITEEVAAYRAGHRLGNWLLTECVARLFGRSFSDILSGYRVFSRRYVKSFPALANGFEIETELTVHALELRMSVDEIASAYKSRPVGSHSKLNTYRDGVRILLMIVKLFRLERPLAFFGAIAALLAVLAALLAIPLFITYAETGLVPRFPTAVLVTGMGITAALSAACGLILDTVTRGRQEIKRLIYLQIAPPQRPR is encoded by the coding sequence ATGATCCAACAGCAGCAAATTGCAGTCCTCATTCCCTGTTACAACGAAGAAGTCGCCATCGGCGCCGTAGTCCGTGATTTCGTGGAGGCCCTCCCTGGCGCCACCGTGTATGTGTTCGACAATAACTCCAGCGACCGCACCAGTGAAATTGCCAGGGAAAATGGCGCGGTGGTGTATAACGTGCCGCTGCAAGGCAAGGGCAACGTGGTGCGGCGCATGTTTGCCGACATCGAAGCAGATGCCTACGTGCTGGTCGACGGCGACGACACCTACGCGGCCGCGAGCGCACCGGCAATGCTGCACAGCCTGTTCGCCAATCAACTCGACATGGTGGTGGCGCGTCGCATCACCGAAGAAGTCGCGGCGTACCGGGCCGGACACCGGCTCGGCAACTGGCTGCTGACCGAGTGCGTGGCGCGCCTGTTTGGTCGTTCCTTCAGCGACATCCTGTCCGGCTACCGCGTGTTTTCACGACGCTACGTGAAGTCCTTCCCCGCCCTCGCCAACGGTTTTGAAATCGAGACCGAACTGACGGTGCACGCGCTTGAACTGCGCATGTCGGTAGATGAAATTGCATCTGCGTACAAATCGCGTCCCGTTGGCTCGCATAGCAAATTAAACACCTATCGCGACGGCGTGCGCATCCTGCTGATGATAGTCAAGCTGTTCCGGCTGGAGCGTCCACTCGCATTCTTTGGCGCCATCGCCGCGCTGTTGGCAGTATTGGCGGCCTTGCTGGCCATACCCTTGTTCATCACCTACGCGGAAACGGGCCTGGTGCCGCGCTTCCCGACCGCCGTGCTGGTAACGGGCATGGGCATCACGGCAGCGCTGTCGGCTGCCTGTGGACTCATACTCGACACCGTCACTCGTGGCCGCCAGGAAATCAAACGTCTGATCTACCTGCAAATCGCCCCGCCACAACGCCCGAGATGA
- a CDS encoding ArnT family glycosyltransferase has translation MDKFGYAALHYLTLLAFLFSSWGYGHFLLRRFTRPPLPSIPASESTVSDGPFLHAYSAMVGIGMSICFLQWLAIAGQFRHAPVLGIVVAGALMGAVQLRALGPLAWPSWGKRWRAASWPLRGAGLIIALLLLPTLIAPLCPPLAWDEVMYHLPHAQQWVLHGKLTVNAWLRYPWFPYNIDVLFAGGMLMQDDVMPHMLNALMGWLATFLVYQTGKRHGGAGLACLATIIFLVLTRWDYDSAMIDLGVTAFMFAGCLGFVRWMEQPRQLGWLASAAFLFGVAVGAKYQSLTVLLPLAVALLLRTRKPGAWLVVSFSLLLPCIYWYVRNYLMTGDPFAPVGGKLFGFTDWNPGDYAGQFIDLKMHADWPHFVLWPALLAPLVPGLRQLPVARAAMMLSAYAMVVWYLTSHYARYLMPYFPILALLAAAVWRWLFMAGLEKIGGLARSPAPVRIANIQRRAAATLAVLTLLALLPNVANKWAGNWALIAPTMAAREAILERKITGYPVLAYLRQHPMRQTYQFGLEDALYYAPLQTSGDHFGPGRYRDFATLTPAALAAALRERGNDSMLVHATRWPGITTQAGFDQSFALVYQDGPVALYRIL, from the coding sequence ATGGACAAATTCGGCTATGCCGCCCTGCATTACCTGACGCTGCTGGCCTTCCTGTTCTCAAGCTGGGGTTATGGCCATTTCCTGCTGCGGCGTTTCACGCGACCGCCATTGCCGTCGATACCGGCATCCGAATCAACCGTTTCCGATGGCCCCTTCCTGCACGCGTACAGCGCCATGGTCGGCATCGGCATGTCGATTTGCTTCCTGCAATGGCTGGCAATTGCAGGTCAATTCCGTCACGCGCCAGTGCTCGGCATCGTAGTGGCTGGCGCGCTGATGGGGGCCGTGCAGCTACGCGCGCTAGGCCCATTGGCCTGGCCGTCGTGGGGCAAGCGCTGGCGCGCCGCCAGCTGGCCCTTGCGTGGCGCCGGACTGATCATCGCATTGCTGCTGTTACCCACGCTGATCGCCCCCCTGTGCCCGCCACTGGCGTGGGACGAAGTGATGTATCACTTGCCGCATGCCCAGCAGTGGGTACTCCACGGCAAACTCACGGTCAACGCGTGGCTGCGCTATCCATGGTTTCCCTACAATATCGATGTGCTGTTTGCCGGCGGCATGCTGATGCAGGACGATGTGATGCCACACATGCTCAACGCGCTGATGGGCTGGCTGGCCACTTTCCTGGTGTATCAGACCGGCAAGCGTCATGGCGGTGCCGGACTGGCTTGCCTGGCAACCATCATTTTCCTGGTGTTGACGCGCTGGGACTATGACAGCGCGATGATCGACCTCGGCGTGACAGCCTTCATGTTTGCCGGCTGCCTGGGTTTTGTGCGCTGGATGGAACAGCCGCGGCAACTTGGCTGGCTGGCCAGCGCGGCATTTCTGTTCGGCGTTGCAGTGGGCGCCAAATACCAGTCGCTGACGGTGCTGCTGCCGCTGGCCGTGGCCTTGTTGCTGCGAACCCGCAAACCCGGTGCCTGGCTTGTGGTCAGCTTCAGCCTGCTGCTACCCTGCATTTACTGGTACGTTCGCAATTATCTGATGACGGGCGATCCGTTTGCGCCTGTCGGCGGCAAACTGTTCGGCTTCACGGACTGGAATCCGGGGGATTATGCCGGACAATTCATCGACCTCAAAATGCATGCGGACTGGCCGCACTTCGTGCTCTGGCCAGCCTTGCTAGCACCCTTGGTTCCCGGCCTGCGACAATTGCCTGTGGCGCGCGCGGCAATGATGCTGAGCGCGTATGCGATGGTGGTCTGGTATCTGACATCGCACTATGCGCGTTATCTGATGCCGTATTTTCCCATCCTTGCATTGCTTGCGGCGGCTGTGTGGCGCTGGCTGTTCATGGCCGGACTTGAAAAGATCGGCGGGTTGGCAAGATCGCCGGCGCCTGTGCGCATCGCTAATATTCAGCGTCGCGCGGCTGCGACCCTGGCGGTGTTGACGCTGCTGGCGTTGCTGCCGAATGTCGCCAACAAATGGGCGGGCAACTGGGCCCTGATCGCACCGACCATGGCGGCGCGCGAAGCGATCCTGGAACGCAAGATCACCGGCTACCCTGTGCTGGCGTATTTGCGCCAGCATCCGATGCGGCAAACCTACCAGTTTGGCCTGGAAGATGCGCTGTACTACGCGCCGTTGCAGACGTCGGGCGACCATTTCGGACCGGGCCGTTACCGCGATTTCGCCACGCTGACGCCGGCGGCCTTGGCGGCAGCCTTGCGCGAACGCGGCAACGATAGCATGCTGGTGCATGCCACGCGCTGGCCGGGTATTACCACTCAGGCGGGCTTCGACCAGTCGTTTGCGCTGGTGTATCAGGACGGGCCGGTGGCGCTGTACCGAATTTTATAG
- a CDS encoding ankyrin repeat domain-containing protein, whose product MNTDARKLPPAMDAETLEFIQGLFALVREGDTQQLGAMLAQGVPVNFRNEKGDSLIMLASYHGHVETSRLLLEAGADANVPNDQGQTPLAGVAYKGYQDIAELLLQHGAHVEGASPDGKTPLMMAAMFNRLAILDLLLQHGARIDAVDSRGMNAVKLATSMNAQETLARLVSLGQMA is encoded by the coding sequence ATGAACACCGACGCACGAAAACTCCCGCCAGCGATGGATGCCGAAACCCTGGAATTCATCCAGGGCCTGTTTGCCCTCGTGCGCGAAGGCGACACGCAGCAGCTGGGCGCCATGCTTGCCCAGGGCGTGCCGGTCAATTTCCGCAACGAAAAGGGCGACAGCCTGATCATGCTGGCCAGCTACCATGGCCACGTAGAAACATCGCGCCTGCTGCTCGAAGCGGGCGCCGACGCCAACGTCCCCAACGACCAGGGCCAGACGCCGCTGGCCGGCGTAGCCTACAAGGGTTACCAGGACATCGCCGAACTGCTGCTCCAGCACGGCGCGCATGTGGAAGGCGCCAGCCCGGATGGCAAGACCCCCTTGATGATGGCCGCCATGTTCAACCGCCTCGCCATCCTCGACCTGCTGCTGCAACACGGCGCCCGCATCGATGCCGTGGACAGCCGCGGCATGAACGCCGTCAAGCTGGCCACGAGCATGAATGCGCAGGAGACCCTGGCTCGGCTGGTCAGCCTGGGGCAGATGGCTTAG
- a CDS encoding cupin domain-containing protein, with translation MSAILEKKSIDKPDEVRPFKDGAGRMAVFTLGEQTMGRGEFEPGWRWSLHVKPIVGTDSCQAAHTGMVLEGRMVVRMNDGAEMEYGPGDVFYMPPGHDAWVVGNQRCVLFDVTGVARYAKPQ, from the coding sequence ATGAGTGCGATCTTAGAAAAGAAATCCATCGACAAGCCGGATGAAGTGCGCCCATTCAAGGATGGCGCCGGCCGGATGGCTGTCTTTACGCTAGGCGAACAGACGATGGGGCGCGGTGAATTTGAGCCTGGCTGGCGCTGGAGCCTGCATGTCAAACCGATTGTGGGAACCGATTCGTGCCAGGCAGCGCATACCGGCATGGTTCTCGAGGGGCGGATGGTGGTACGGATGAATGATGGCGCTGAAATGGAATATGGACCGGGTGACGTCTTCTATATGCCGCCGGGGCACGATGCCTGGGTGGTTGGCAACCAGCGTTGTGTCCTGTTCGATGTCACTGGCGTCGCAAGGTATGCCAAACCGCAATAA